The Corticium candelabrum chromosome 17, ooCorCand1.1, whole genome shotgun sequence genome has a segment encoding these proteins:
- the LOC134192847 gene encoding sushi, von Willebrand factor type A, EGF and pentraxin domain-containing protein 1-like: MALRLLAFLLLLGLLLSSTDGWRRRRRRRRRRSPPPPPSGKRLVSKCRSHLLRRLLNKGCSQSHLTTPTYGTVKWNHVGHGGKATFGCNSGYKISGVATRTCNNGHWGGSNPNCILGKNVVNARKDLDGYVDVDLCFLPACTKPNNPSNGRVQIQLTYAQYTCNGGFKLIGSQKRQCVGPAWNGYAPWCAKSCSALSSPPLGTVKWNRLDHDATATYSCYPNYKISGVATRTCKNGVWNGRVPTCILACPRLVNPSNGLVVIRQTAARYSCNRGFQLIGPEIRHCSGQKWTSYAPWCEKLCPTNLDRPEHGLVTVSNNVATYTCFENYKIQGTETRQCSKGIWEGHPPQCVLECTTLTNPPNGKIELIGNIVYYKCLSGHKLVGNVERQCVNKVWSGSQPKCTKVCSTDVKAPEHGSVTVSDDTVTYTCFENYKIQGAATRRCYNGKWEGNKPECVFKCRTLFPPPNGEIEVVGPNAYYDCLSGYTLVGNRIRECDNNEVWTGKEPRCEKDCEPLSHPEHGYTSVNITARKATFACRSSYKLAGQNQIKCDREGNWDGKVPRCILSCPTYPLANGKYTLYAPAIVYSCDDGYQLIGDRVRLCFRQQWTGDPAVCIPKSDLISSSYPDGLDKVSFKEN; this comes from the exons ATGGCTCTCCGATTGTTAGCTTTTCTTCTGCTCCTAGGCCTTCTGCTGTCTTCAACAGACGGTTGGAGGCGGAGGCGGAGGCGGAGGCGGAGACGAAGTCCACCACCCCCACCATCAGGCAAGCGTCTTGTCTCAAAATGTCGATCACATTTACTGAGACGTCTTTTAAACAAAGGTTGTAGTCAATCGCATCTGACGACGCCGACTTATGGAACTGTAAAGTGGAATCATGTTGGTCACGGTGGTAAAGCCACTTTCGGTTGCAACTCTGGTTACAAGATCAGTGGAGTGGCGACTCGAACATGCAACAACGGTCACTGGGGCGGCAGTAATCCCAACTGTATTCTTGGTAAGAATGTAGTGAATGCACGAAAAGATCTCGACGGGTACGTCGACGTTGACTTGTGTTTTCTTCCAGCTTGCACAAAACCCAACAATCCAAGTAATGGCAGAGTTCAAATTCAACTGACATATGCACAATATACTTGCAACGGAGGCTTCAAACTGATCGGATCACAAAAGAGGCAATGTGTTGGACCTGCATGGAACGGTTACGCCCCTTGGTGTGCTAAAA GCTGTTCTGCTCTATCGTCGCCGCCGTTGGGAACAGTAAAGTGGAACCGTCTTGATCACGATGCCACAGCAACATACAGTTGTTACCCTAACTACAAGATCAGTGGAGTCGCCACTCGGACGTGCAAAAACGGAGTCTGGAATGGGAGGGTTCCCACCTGCATTCTCG CTTGTCCAAGATTGGTAAACCCAAGTAACGGTCTTGTTGTCATACGTCAAACGGCAGCACGGTACTCTTGCAACCGAGGCTTCCAACTGATCGGACCAGAAATACGTCACTGTAGTGGACAGAAATGGACTAGCTATGCACCATGGTGCGAGAAAC TTTGTCCAACAAACCTTGATCGTCCTGAGCACGGTTTAGTGACAGTGTCAAACAACGTAGCCACCTACACCTGCTttgaaaattacaaaatacaaGGAACAGAAACAAGGCAGTGTTCTAAAGGAATATGGGAAGGACATCCACCACAATGCGTTTTGG AATGCACTACTCTTACCAATCCGCCAAATGGAAAGATCGAACTTATTGGCAATATTGTATATTACAAATGCCTCTCTGGACACAAACTAGTGGGAAACGTTGAACGACAGTGCGTCAATAAGGTCTGGTCAGGCAGCCAACCTAAGTGCACAAAAG TTTGCTCAACGGATGTCAAGGCACCTGAACACGGTTCAGTAACAGTATCAGACGACACTGTGACCTACACGTGTTTCGAAAATTACAAAATCCAAGGAGCGGCAACTAGACGCTGTTACAATGGAAAATGGGAAGGAAACAAACCTGAGTGTGTTTTTA AATGCAGAACTCTGTTTCCACCACCAAATGGAGAAATTGAGGTTGTTGGTCCCAACGCGTACTATGATTGCCTCTCAGGATATACTCTGGTTGGAAACCGCATACGAGAATGCGATAATAATGAAGTCTGGACAGGCAAAGAACCAAGATGTGAAAAAG ATTGTGAACCATTGAGTCACCCTGAACATGGATATACCAGTGTTAATATCACTGCAAGAAAAGCTACCTTTGCATGTAGGTCAAGCTACAAGCTGGCAGGACAAAATCAGATCAAATGTGATCGAGAAGGAAACTGGGATGGAAAAGTTCCACGTTGCATTTTAA GCTGTCCCACATATCCATTGGCTAATGGAAAGTATACCCTATATGCTCCTGCAATTGTGTACAGCTGTGATGACGGATATCAGCTAATCGGAGATAGAGTCAGACTGTGCTTTAGGCAACAATGGACTGGTGATCCAGCAGTATGCATTCCCAA GTCTGATTTAATATCTTCGTCATATCCAGATGGTCTCGATAAAGTATCCTTTAAAGAAAATTGA